The following coding sequences lie in one Streptomyces xiamenensis genomic window:
- a CDS encoding nitrite/sulfite reductase — MSEPAKKPAAPNRRKAGRHRGEGQWAAGHFTPLNPNEQTKKDDDGLNVRTRIETIYAQRGFDSIDGADLRGRMRWWGLYTQRRPGIDGGKTAVLEPEELDDEYFMLRVRIDGGRLTTAQLRVIAEVSQEFARGTADITDRQNIQYHWIRIEDMPEIWRRLEGVGLSTTEACGDTPRVIVGSPVAGIAADEIIDGTPAIEEIQRRVIGNKAFSNLPRKFKAAISGSPQQDVAHEVNDIAFVGVRHPERGPGFDLWVGGGLSTNPKIGVRLGAWVPLEEVADVYEGVVGLFRDYGYRRLRTRARIKFLIADWGPEKFRQVLEDEYLLRRMADGPAPAAPVDQWRDHIGVHPQRDGRYYVGFAPRVGRVDGTTLAKIADLAESHGSGRVRTTVQQKMLILDVPEDRVTSLTEGLATLDLTARPSPFRRGTMACTGIEFCKLAIVETKGRGASLIDELERRLPGFTEPLTININGCPNSCARIQIADIGLKGQLVTDAEGRQVEGFQVHLGGSLGLEPGFGRKVRGLKVTSAELPDYIERVLRAFEEQRTEGESFAKWAARADAEALS; from the coding sequence ATGTCCGAGCCCGCGAAAAAGCCCGCTGCCCCCAACCGCCGCAAAGCCGGACGCCACCGCGGCGAAGGCCAGTGGGCCGCAGGACATTTCACCCCGCTCAACCCGAACGAGCAGACCAAGAAGGACGACGACGGTCTCAACGTACGGACGCGCATCGAAACCATTTACGCGCAGCGCGGGTTCGACTCCATCGACGGCGCCGACCTGCGCGGCCGGATGCGCTGGTGGGGGCTGTACACGCAGCGCCGCCCCGGCATCGACGGCGGCAAGACCGCCGTCCTGGAGCCGGAGGAACTGGACGACGAGTACTTCATGCTGCGGGTGCGCATCGACGGCGGCCGGCTGACCACCGCCCAGCTGCGCGTGATCGCCGAGGTCTCGCAGGAGTTCGCCCGCGGCACGGCCGACATCACCGACCGGCAGAACATCCAGTACCACTGGATCCGCATCGAGGACATGCCGGAGATCTGGCGCCGCCTGGAGGGCGTGGGCCTGTCCACCACCGAGGCGTGCGGCGACACCCCGCGCGTCATCGTCGGCTCCCCGGTGGCCGGCATCGCCGCCGACGAGATCATCGACGGCACCCCCGCCATCGAGGAGATCCAGCGCCGCGTCATCGGCAACAAGGCGTTCTCCAACCTCCCGCGCAAGTTCAAGGCCGCCATCTCCGGCTCCCCGCAGCAGGACGTGGCCCACGAGGTCAACGACATCGCGTTCGTCGGCGTCCGGCACCCCGAACGCGGCCCAGGCTTCGACCTGTGGGTGGGCGGCGGCCTGTCCACCAACCCCAAGATCGGGGTACGGCTGGGCGCCTGGGTGCCGCTGGAGGAAGTCGCCGACGTGTACGAGGGTGTCGTGGGCCTCTTCCGCGACTACGGCTACCGGCGGCTGCGTACCCGGGCCCGGATCAAGTTCCTGATCGCCGACTGGGGTCCGGAGAAGTTCCGGCAGGTGCTGGAGGACGAGTACCTGCTGCGCCGGATGGCCGACGGCCCCGCCCCGGCTGCCCCGGTGGACCAGTGGCGCGACCACATCGGGGTGCACCCGCAGCGCGACGGCCGGTACTACGTCGGCTTCGCCCCCCGGGTGGGCCGGGTGGACGGGACGACCCTGGCGAAGATCGCCGACCTCGCCGAGTCGCACGGCTCCGGCCGCGTGCGGACCACCGTGCAGCAGAAGATGCTGATCCTCGACGTCCCCGAGGACCGCGTCACCTCGCTGACCGAGGGCCTGGCGACGCTGGACCTGACCGCGCGGCCCTCGCCGTTCCGGCGCGGCACCATGGCCTGCACCGGCATCGAGTTCTGCAAGCTGGCGATCGTGGAGACCAAGGGCCGCGGCGCCTCGCTGATCGACGAACTGGAGCGCCGGCTGCCCGGCTTCACCGAGCCGCTCACCATCAACATCAACGGCTGCCCCAACTCCTGCGCCCGCATCCAGATCGCCGACATCGGCCTCAAGGGCCAGCTGGTGACGGACGCCGAGGGCCGGCAGGTCGAGGGATTCCAGGTGCACCTGGGCGGATCGCTGGGTCTGGAGCCCGGCTTCGGCCGCAAGGTGCGCGGCCTGAAGGTCACCTCCGCCGAACTCCCGGACTACATCGAGCGGGTGCTGCGCGCCTTCGAGGAACAGCGCACCGAGGGCGAGTCCTTCGCTAAGTGGGCGGCGCGGGCCGATGCGGAGGCGCTGTCATGA
- the cysC gene encoding adenylyl-sulfate kinase, giving the protein MSEQGQGSGGATVWLTGLPSAGKTTIARALGARLEHEGHRVEVLDGDEIREFLSAGLGFGRTDRDTNVRRIGFVAELLASHGVLALVPVIAPYADTRAEVRRRHEEGGTAYLEVHVATPVEVCSRRDVKGLYARQAAGELSGLTGVDDPYEEPAAPDLRLATQDRAVSESADAVYELLTERGLLA; this is encoded by the coding sequence ATGAGCGAGCAGGGTCAGGGCAGTGGCGGCGCCACCGTGTGGCTGACCGGGTTGCCCAGCGCCGGCAAGACCACCATCGCCCGGGCGCTGGGCGCCCGGCTGGAGCACGAGGGCCATCGGGTGGAGGTGCTGGACGGTGACGAGATCCGCGAATTCCTGTCCGCCGGGCTCGGCTTCGGCCGCACGGACCGGGACACCAATGTGCGGCGCATCGGCTTCGTCGCCGAACTCCTGGCCTCGCACGGGGTGCTGGCCTTGGTCCCGGTGATCGCCCCGTACGCGGACACCCGGGCAGAGGTGCGCCGGCGGCACGAGGAAGGCGGCACGGCGTACCTGGAGGTGCATGTGGCCACGCCGGTCGAGGTCTGCTCGCGGCGTGATGTGAAGGGCCTGTACGCGCGGCAGGCCGCGGGTGAACTCTCCGGGCTGACCGGGGTCGACGACCCCTACGAGGAACCCGCCGCCCCCGATCTGCGGCTGGCCACCCAGGACCGCGCAGTGAGCGAGTCGGCGGACGCCGTGTACGAGCTGCTGACGGAACGGGGGCTGCTGGCATGA
- a CDS encoding sulfate adenylyltransferase subunit 1 — protein MTDTASLLRFATAGSVDDGKSTLVGRLLHDSKSVLSDQLAAVEAASRNRGQQTPDLALLTDGLRAEREQGITIDVAYRYFATPRRRFILADTPGHVQYTRNMVTGASTADLAVVLVDARNGVVEQTRRHAAVAALLRVPHVVLAVNKMDLVGYAERVFADITGEFGAYAASLRIPHVTAIPISALAGDNVVTPSAHMDWYGGPTVLEHLETVPVDHGPATGPARFPVQYVIRPQTAEHPDYRGYAGRLAAGVLRVGEPVTVLPAGRTSTVAGIDALGTTVDEARAPQSVTVTLADDLDISRGDVLVPAGEGPLPTQDITATVCHLHDRPLTPGARVLLKHTTRTVKAIVKEIPSRLTLNDLSPHPAPGELAANDIGRVVLRTSEPLPLDPYAVSRTTGSFLLIDPADGSTLTAGMAGDAFAAPAADGAGAPGTPADHEGWDF, from the coding sequence ATGACCGACACCGCCTCCCTGCTGCGCTTCGCCACCGCCGGATCCGTCGACGACGGCAAGTCCACCCTGGTGGGCAGGCTGCTGCACGACTCCAAGTCGGTGCTCTCCGACCAGCTCGCCGCCGTCGAGGCCGCCTCCCGCAACCGGGGGCAGCAGACCCCCGACCTGGCGCTGCTCACCGACGGGCTGCGCGCCGAGCGCGAACAGGGCATCACCATCGATGTCGCCTACCGCTACTTCGCCACACCCCGGCGCCGGTTCATCCTGGCCGACACCCCCGGGCACGTGCAGTACACCCGCAACATGGTGACCGGCGCCTCCACCGCCGATCTCGCCGTCGTCCTGGTCGACGCCCGCAACGGCGTCGTCGAGCAGACCCGAAGGCACGCCGCCGTGGCCGCCCTGCTGCGGGTTCCCCACGTCGTGCTGGCCGTCAACAAGATGGACCTCGTCGGGTACGCCGAGCGGGTCTTCGCGGACATCACCGGTGAGTTCGGCGCGTACGCCGCCTCGCTGCGCATCCCCCACGTGACCGCGATCCCCATCTCGGCGCTCGCCGGGGACAACGTGGTCACCCCCTCGGCGCACATGGACTGGTACGGCGGCCCCACCGTGCTGGAGCACCTGGAGACCGTGCCGGTGGACCACGGGCCGGCCACCGGGCCGGCCCGCTTCCCGGTCCAGTACGTGATCCGGCCGCAGACCGCCGAGCACCCCGACTACCGCGGGTACGCGGGGCGGCTGGCCGCCGGAGTGCTGCGGGTCGGCGAGCCGGTCACCGTCCTGCCCGCCGGTCGCACCAGCACGGTCGCGGGCATCGACGCGCTGGGCACCACGGTGGACGAGGCCAGGGCGCCGCAATCGGTCACCGTCACGCTCGCCGACGACCTGGACATCTCGCGCGGCGACGTCCTGGTGCCGGCCGGCGAAGGGCCGCTGCCCACCCAGGACATCACCGCCACCGTGTGCCATCTGCACGACCGGCCGCTGACCCCGGGGGCGCGGGTGCTGCTCAAGCACACCACCCGCACCGTGAAGGCGATCGTCAAGGAGATCCCCTCGCGGCTCACCCTGAACGACCTCTCCCCGCACCCGGCACCGGGCGAGCTGGCCGCCAACGACATCGGCCGGGTGGTGCTGCGCACCTCGGAGCCGCTGCCGCTGGACCCGTACGCCGTCTCCAGGACCACCGGATCGTTTCTGCTGATCGACCCCGCGGACGGCTCCACCCTCACCGCCGGCATGGCGGGCGACGCCTTCGCGGCCCCGGCGGCGGACGGTGCCGGCGCCCCCGGCACGCCCGCCGACCACGAGGGGTGGGACTTCTGA
- a CDS encoding phosphoadenylyl-sulfate reductase — translation MSAPRAATELRALAERAGRELEEAPALEILRWATGTFGPRFCVASSMEDAVVAHLASRAHPGVDVVFLDTGYHFPETIGTRDAVEAVMDVRLITLTPRRTVAEQDAEFGPALHDRDPDRCCALRKVAPLERGLAGYDAWATGLRRDESPTRAGTPVVGWDERRGKVKVSPIARWTQDDVDRYVAEHGVLTNPLLQDGYASIGCAPCTRRVRAGEDARAGRWAGRGKTECGLHG, via the coding sequence ATGAGCGCCCCCCGTGCCGCCACCGAACTGCGCGCGCTCGCCGAACGGGCGGGCCGGGAACTGGAGGAGGCCCCGGCACTGGAGATCCTGCGCTGGGCCACCGGCACCTTCGGCCCGCGGTTCTGCGTGGCCTCCTCCATGGAGGACGCCGTCGTCGCCCATCTCGCCTCCCGGGCGCACCCCGGCGTGGACGTGGTCTTCCTCGACACCGGCTACCACTTCCCGGAGACCATCGGCACCCGCGACGCGGTCGAAGCGGTGATGGACGTCCGCCTCATCACCCTCACCCCGCGCCGCACCGTCGCCGAACAGGACGCCGAGTTCGGCCCCGCGCTGCACGACCGCGACCCCGACCGCTGCTGCGCGCTGCGCAAGGTGGCCCCGCTGGAGCGAGGGCTGGCCGGGTACGACGCGTGGGCCACCGGGCTGCGCCGCGACGAGTCCCCCACCCGGGCCGGCACCCCGGTGGTCGGCTGGGACGAACGCCGCGGCAAGGTCAAGGTCTCCCCCATCGCCCGCTGGACCCAGGACGACGTGGACCGTTACGTCGCCGAACACGGGGTGCTCACCAACCCGCTGCTCCAGGACGGCTACGCCTCCATCGGCTGCGCGCCGTGCACCCGCCGGGTGCGGGCCGGCGAGGACGCCCGTGCCGGGCGCTGGGCCGGGCGCGGCAAGACCGAATGCGGACTGCACGGCTGA
- a CDS encoding ABC transporter ATP-binding protein, with product MATALNTSDAPAPTGREGAADTPAVRLDQVSKSFGRAGRAQLVLDTISLDVAPGEFVTLLGASGCGKSTLLNLVAGLDAPTSGTISVPGGRPALMFQEHALFPWLTAGKNIELALRLRGLPKAERRPEAERLLELVRLTGSYGKRVHELSGGMRQRVALARALAQDSSLLLMDEPFAALDAITRDVLHEELTRIWSETGVSVLFVTHNVREAVRLAQRVVLLSSRPGRIARTWRVDIPQPRRIEDAAVSALSVDITDQLRGEIRRHGQH from the coding sequence ATGGCCACCGCACTCAACACATCGGACGCACCGGCCCCCACGGGCCGGGAGGGGGCCGCGGACACCCCGGCCGTACGGCTGGACCAGGTGTCGAAGTCGTTCGGCCGGGCGGGACGGGCGCAGCTCGTCCTGGACACCATCTCGCTCGATGTCGCACCCGGCGAGTTCGTGACCCTGCTCGGGGCGTCCGGCTGCGGCAAGTCGACGCTGCTGAACCTGGTCGCCGGGCTCGACGCGCCGACTTCCGGGACCATCTCGGTCCCGGGGGGCCGGCCGGCCCTCATGTTCCAGGAACACGCGCTGTTCCCGTGGCTGACGGCCGGCAAGAACATCGAGCTGGCGCTGCGGCTGCGCGGTCTGCCCAAGGCGGAGCGGCGTCCGGAGGCCGAACGGCTGCTGGAACTGGTGCGGCTGACCGGCTCCTACGGCAAGCGGGTGCACGAACTGTCCGGCGGCATGCGGCAGCGGGTGGCGCTGGCGCGGGCACTGGCCCAGGACAGCAGCCTGCTGCTGATGGACGAGCCGTTCGCGGCGCTGGACGCCATCACCCGCGACGTGCTGCACGAGGAGCTGACCCGGATCTGGTCCGAGACCGGCGTCTCGGTGCTGTTCGTGACGCACAACGTACGGGAGGCGGTGCGGCTGGCGCAGCGCGTCGTGCTGCTGTCCTCCCGGCCCGGGCGGATCGCCCGTACCTGGCGGGTGGACATCCCGCAGCCGCGGCGGATCGAGGACGCCGCGGTGTCGGCGCTGTCCGTGGACATCACCGACCAGCTCAGGGGGGAGATCCGGCGCCATGGTCAGCACTGA
- a CDS encoding acyl-CoA dehydrogenase family protein → MTSTSSTHRVTNQVPPLVGHDVFGADAALREAVERHSGDPGQAARSAAELSELGRAAGSREAQEWGRLANENPPVLRTHDRYGERIDEVEFHPSWHRLLERGVAAGLTAAWPRTDGHLRRAAAFVVWSQVEAGHGCPLSMTHAAVPALRAEPALAAAWEPLLTSTVYEPGLRPAAGKAGVLAGMGMTEKQGGSDVRANTTEAVPLQEDGAYALRGHKWFCSAPMSDVFLVLAQAPGGLTCFLLPRVLPDGSRNTFLVQRLKDKLGNRSNASAEVEFDGSTLAWRVGEEGRGVATIIGMVAATRLDCVAGSAAIMRQAVTQAVHHAEHRSAFGGALIDKPLMRNVLADLALESEAATALTMRLAAAYDRAAAGSASERHLLRLAVPAAKYWVTKRCTPLTVEALECLGGNGYVEESGMPRLLRESPLNSIWEGAGNVQSLDVLRALQREPMALNAFLTEVGHSSGADHRLDAAIKDVLTELSDLEGIEGRARRLVERLALVLQGSLLVRYAPAAVADAFCASRLGGEGGLAFGTLPKGLDLEAVVERALPR, encoded by the coding sequence ATGACCTCCACCTCCAGCACGCACCGGGTGACCAACCAAGTTCCGCCCCTGGTGGGCCACGACGTCTTCGGCGCGGACGCCGCGCTGCGGGAGGCGGTGGAGCGCCACAGCGGTGACCCGGGGCAGGCGGCGCGCAGCGCGGCGGAGTTGAGCGAGCTGGGCCGGGCGGCCGGCTCGCGGGAGGCGCAGGAGTGGGGGCGGCTGGCCAACGAGAACCCCCCGGTGCTGCGCACCCACGACCGCTACGGCGAGCGGATCGACGAGGTGGAGTTCCACCCGTCCTGGCACCGGCTGCTGGAGCGCGGGGTGGCCGCCGGCCTGACGGCGGCGTGGCCGCGTACGGACGGCCATCTGCGGCGCGCCGCCGCGTTCGTGGTGTGGTCGCAGGTGGAGGCGGGGCACGGCTGTCCGTTGTCGATGACGCACGCCGCGGTGCCCGCGCTGCGCGCCGAGCCCGCTCTGGCCGCCGCGTGGGAGCCGCTGCTGACCTCCACGGTGTACGAGCCGGGGCTGCGCCCGGCGGCCGGCAAGGCGGGGGTGCTGGCCGGGATGGGGATGACGGAGAAGCAGGGCGGCTCGGACGTCCGGGCCAACACGACCGAGGCCGTACCGCTCCAGGAGGACGGGGCCTACGCGCTGCGCGGTCACAAGTGGTTCTGCTCGGCGCCGATGTCGGACGTGTTCCTGGTGCTGGCGCAGGCGCCCGGCGGGCTCACCTGTTTCCTGCTGCCCCGGGTGCTGCCGGACGGGAGCCGCAACACCTTCCTCGTCCAGCGGCTGAAGGACAAGCTGGGCAACCGCTCCAACGCCTCCGCCGAGGTGGAGTTCGACGGTTCCACGCTGGCGTGGCGGGTCGGCGAGGAGGGTCGCGGGGTGGCCACCATCATCGGGATGGTGGCGGCGACCCGGCTGGACTGTGTGGCCGGGTCCGCGGCGATCATGCGGCAGGCGGTGACCCAGGCGGTGCATCACGCGGAGCACCGTTCGGCGTTCGGCGGCGCGCTGATCGACAAGCCGCTCATGCGCAACGTCCTGGCGGATCTGGCGCTGGAGTCGGAGGCGGCGACCGCGCTGACGATGCGGCTGGCTGCGGCGTACGACCGGGCGGCGGCGGGCAGCGCCTCGGAGCGGCATCTGCTGCGGCTCGCGGTGCCGGCGGCCAAGTACTGGGTGACCAAGCGCTGTACCCCGCTGACGGTGGAGGCGCTGGAGTGCCTGGGCGGCAACGGCTACGTGGAGGAGTCCGGGATGCCGCGGCTGCTGCGCGAGTCGCCGCTGAACTCGATCTGGGAGGGCGCGGGCAATGTGCAGTCCCTCGACGTACTGCGGGCGTTGCAGCGTGAACCGATGGCGCTGAACGCGTTCCTGACCGAGGTGGGGCACTCCTCGGGCGCCGACCACCGGCTGGACGCGGCGATCAAGGACGTGCTGACGGAGCTGTCGGACCTGGAGGGCATCGAGGGGCGGGCGCGGCGGCTGGTGGAGCGGCTGGCGCTGGTGCTGCAGGGGTCGCTGCTGGTCCGGTACGCCCCGGCGGCGGTGGCCGACGCGTTCTGCGCCTCGCGGCTGGGCGGGGAGGGCGGGCTCGCCTTCGGGACGCTGCCGAAGGGGCTGGACCTGGAGGCGGTGGTGGAGCGGGCGCTGCCCCGGTAG
- the cysD gene encoding sulfate adenylyltransferase subunit CysD produces MSVGESYALTHLDVLESESVHIFREVAGEFERPVILFSGGKDSIVMLHLALKAFAPAPVPFTLLHVDTGHNFPEVLDYRDRIVAQHGLRLHIASVQEFIDRGELRERADGTRNPLQTVPLLHAIRAHRFDAVFGGGRRDEEKARAKERVFSLRDEFGGWDPRRQRPELWQLYNGRHAPGEHVRVFPLSNWTELDVWQYIGREKIEIPAIYYAHEREVFARSGMWLAPGHWGGPRDGERTERRRVRYRTVGDMSCTGAVESDAETIEQVIAEIAASRLTERGATRADDKLSEAAMEDRKREGYF; encoded by the coding sequence ATGAGCGTCGGCGAATCGTACGCGCTGACCCACCTGGACGTACTGGAGTCGGAGTCGGTCCACATCTTCCGGGAGGTGGCCGGGGAGTTCGAACGCCCGGTGATCCTGTTCTCGGGCGGCAAGGACTCCATCGTCATGCTGCATCTGGCGCTGAAGGCGTTCGCCCCGGCGCCGGTGCCGTTCACCCTGCTGCACGTGGACACCGGGCACAACTTTCCCGAGGTTCTCGACTACCGCGACCGGATCGTCGCCCAGCACGGACTGCGGCTGCACATCGCCTCCGTACAGGAGTTCATCGACCGCGGCGAACTGCGCGAGCGCGCCGACGGCACCCGCAACCCGCTGCAGACGGTGCCGCTGCTGCACGCCATCCGCGCGCACCGCTTCGACGCCGTGTTCGGCGGTGGCCGGCGCGACGAGGAGAAGGCCCGCGCCAAGGAACGGGTGTTCTCGCTGCGCGACGAGTTCGGCGGCTGGGACCCGCGCCGCCAGCGCCCCGAGCTGTGGCAGCTGTACAACGGACGGCACGCGCCCGGCGAGCACGTGCGGGTCTTCCCGCTGTCCAACTGGACCGAGCTGGACGTGTGGCAGTACATCGGCCGGGAGAAGATCGAGATCCCCGCCATCTACTACGCCCACGAGCGCGAGGTGTTCGCCCGCTCCGGCATGTGGCTGGCGCCGGGCCACTGGGGCGGACCGCGCGACGGCGAGCGCACCGAGCGCCGCCGGGTCCGCTACCGCACCGTCGGCGACATGTCGTGCACCGGCGCCGTCGAGTCGGACGCCGAGACCATCGAGCAGGTCATCGCCGAGATCGCCGCCTCCCGCCTCACCGAGCGCGGCGCCACCCGCGCCGACGACAAGCTGTCCGAGGCCGCCATGGAGGACCGCAAACGCGAGGGGTACTTCTGA
- a CDS encoding GNAT family N-acetyltransferase — protein MSTSPPPDPARDADAPAVRVTVTTWYLEQTEPREPGPARRPAPGAEVRIERAAVPSPEFSRFLYTAVGQDVAWTDRLPWDLARWRAHLERPGVETWVVYERGTPGGFVELTAQDAGVVEISYFGLLPAFRGRGLGGLLLAEGTARAWDLAGRWPDREPTRRVWVHTCSQDGEHALENYRRRGFRLYDTRVGQEPYAAQPGPWPGA, from the coding sequence ATGAGCACCTCGCCGCCCCCGGACCCCGCCCGCGACGCCGACGCCCCCGCCGTCCGTGTCACCGTCACCACCTGGTACCTGGAGCAGACGGAGCCGCGGGAGCCCGGCCCGGCCCGCCGTCCGGCGCCCGGCGCGGAGGTCCGGATCGAGCGGGCTGCGGTGCCCAGCCCCGAGTTCAGCCGCTTTCTGTACACGGCGGTGGGCCAGGATGTCGCCTGGACCGACCGGCTGCCGTGGGACCTGGCCCGCTGGCGGGCGCATCTGGAGCGGCCGGGGGTGGAGACCTGGGTGGTGTACGAGCGCGGCACTCCCGGCGGCTTCGTCGAACTGACCGCCCAGGACGCCGGGGTGGTGGAGATCAGCTACTTCGGGCTGCTGCCCGCCTTCCGGGGCCGTGGCCTGGGCGGACTGCTGCTCGCCGAGGGCACCGCCCGCGCCTGGGATCTGGCCGGGCGGTGGCCGGACCGCGAGCCGACCCGGCGGGTGTGGGTGCACACCTGCTCGCAGGACGGGGAGCACGCCCTGGAGAACTACCGGCGGCGCGGTTTCCGGCTGTACGACACCCGGGTCGGCCAGGAGCCGTACGCGGCGCAGCCCGGCCCCTGGCCGGGCGCATAA
- a CDS encoding ABC transporter substrate-binding protein produces the protein MTTARRSLLTAAVLAPLLIGATACGYGSNSSDEGRKTSQERTGEKLSTDNVNIGYFANITHATAVIGLQDGGLIAQELGGTGFTPSVFNAGPSAIEALNGDSIDVTFIGPNPAINGWAQSGGRNLRIVSGAASGGASLVVNPDRVSGLDDLAGKTLATPQLGNTQDVALLSYLADQGFEVDAGTGAGDVDVVRVPNAEIPAAFEGGDIDGAWVPEPTAARLVAQGAVEILDEGELWENGQYVVTHVIASQSFLEEHPDVVEAIIRGVVRTNAWINEHPEEAREQFNTAIAALPGGSELPPEVLDPAFDHVEFLNDPLADSLRVSAESTVNAGLLDEVDLNGIYDLSLLNKVLAEEGQDPVSDGGLGVE, from the coding sequence TTGACCACCGCGCGCCGCTCCCTGCTGACCGCCGCCGTCCTCGCCCCGCTGCTCATCGGCGCGACCGCCTGCGGCTACGGCTCCAACTCCTCCGACGAGGGCAGGAAGACCTCGCAGGAGAGAACCGGTGAGAAGCTGTCCACCGACAACGTCAACATCGGCTACTTCGCCAACATCACCCACGCCACCGCCGTCATCGGCCTCCAGGACGGCGGGCTGATCGCCCAGGAGCTGGGCGGTACCGGCTTCACCCCGTCCGTCTTCAACGCCGGCCCCTCCGCCATCGAGGCGCTCAACGGCGACTCCATCGACGTGACCTTCATCGGCCCCAACCCGGCCATCAACGGCTGGGCCCAGTCCGGCGGCCGCAACCTGCGGATCGTCTCCGGGGCGGCCTCCGGCGGCGCCTCCCTGGTCGTCAACCCCGACCGGGTCTCCGGGCTGGATGACCTGGCCGGCAAGACCCTGGCCACCCCGCAGCTGGGCAACACCCAGGATGTCGCGCTGCTGAGCTACCTGGCGGACCAGGGCTTCGAGGTCGACGCGGGCACCGGCGCCGGCGACGTGGACGTCGTCCGCGTCCCCAACGCCGAGATCCCGGCCGCCTTCGAGGGCGGTGACATCGACGGCGCGTGGGTGCCCGAGCCGACCGCCGCCCGGCTGGTCGCCCAGGGCGCGGTGGAGATCCTGGACGAGGGCGAGCTGTGGGAGAACGGCCAGTACGTCGTCACCCATGTCATCGCCTCGCAGAGCTTCCTGGAGGAGCACCCGGACGTCGTGGAGGCCATCATCCGCGGGGTGGTGCGGACCAACGCCTGGATCAACGAGCACCCCGAGGAGGCCAGGGAGCAGTTCAACACCGCCATCGCCGCCCTGCCCGGCGGCAGTGAGCTGCCCCCGGAGGTCCTCGACCCGGCCTTCGACCACGTGGAGTTCCTGAACGACCCGCTGGCCGACTCGCTGCGCGTCAGCGCCGAGAGCACGGTCAACGCCGGGCTGCTGGACGAGGTCGACCTGAACGGGATCTACGACCTCTCGCTGCTGAACAAGGTGCTGGCCGAAGAGGGCCAGGACCCGGTCAGCGACGGCGGCCTCGGTGTCGAGTGA